GTGGTTCGGGCTGCTCTATCCGGTGCTGCTGGTGGTCGCCGCGGTGCTCGCGGTACTCGCGTACCGCCGGGCCGCCGGGGCGTCCCGCGGGGAGCGGGCCCGGCCCGTGGTGCAGCTCGCGCTTGTCGTCGGCGCCGCGTTGACCCTGCTGTCGTACGTGCGCACCCCGCTCGCCGCGACCAGCCCCCTGGACAACGCCCGGTACCTGTCGGTGCTGCAACTGTCGCTGCCGGCGGTGCTCTGGCCGCTCTGGGTGGCCGCCGTCGCCTGCTGGCGGGGCACGGTCGGCGCGCTCGGCCGGCTCACCGGCGCGCTGGCCACCGCCGTGCTGGCCGCGTTGACCGCGACCACGCTGGTGATCACCGTGCTCTTCGCGACCACCGGCGTCGGGGCGTCGCGAACCGAGGAGCGCCACGCCCGGGAGCTGGCTGGCGCGCTGCGCGCCAACGGCCCCCACGAGGTGTACGGGGACTACTGGACCTGCAATCGGCTGATCTTCAACACTGACGAGACGGTGATCTGCGGTGTGCTCGACGGCGACCTGTCCCCCGGGCAGAACCGCTACCTGCCGTACTGGCGACAGGTCGGCCGGGCCGAGCGACCGGGCTACGTGGTGGAGGCCGGCTCGCCGATGGACCGGCGGCTGCGCCGGCTGCTCGCCGACCGGCCCGACGCGGCGCCGGTTCGCGAGGTCGGCGGCTATCGCGTGTACCACCCCGACACCCCGGTCCGGCCCTGGCGGTAGCCGCGGGTCGTACGCTGGCCGGGCCGCCGCCGTCCGCCCGTCGAGGAGATCCGATGCTCATCCTGCTGCCGCCCTCGGAGGGGAAGGCCGACGCCGGTACCGGTCGACGTTGGTCCCCGGACCGGGTCGCGTTGCCGGAGCTGAACCCCGCCCGGGAGCGGGTGCTCGACGCGCTCGTGGCGTTGAGCGCCGGGCCGGACGAGGCGGCGGCGCTTGCCGCGCTCGGGCTCAGCGAGGGCCAGCGCGGCGAGCTGCGCCGCAATGCCCGGCTGCGGGTGGCGGCCACCGCGCCGGCCGCGCAGGTCTACACCGGGGTGCTCTACGAGGCGCTGGACCTGGCCTCGTTGCCGGCGGCGGCGCAGCGGACGGCCCGCCGGTCGATCCTGATCAGCTCCGGTCTGTGGGGTGCGGTGCGGCTCGCCGACCGGATCCCGCCGTACCGCTGCCCGATCGGCGCCCGCCTGCCCGGTGTGGGGGCGCTGTCGGCGTACTGGCGGCCGGTGCTGTCGCCTGTGCTGTCGGCCGCGGCGGGCTCCGGGCCGGTGCTCGACCTGCGCTCCGGGGCGTACGCGGCCACCTGGACGCCGCGCGGGGAGCTGGCCGAGCGGACGGTGACCGTGCGGGTGCTGCACGAGCGGGAGGTCGACGGCGTGCCGGTCCGCTCGGTGGTGAGCCACTTCAACAAGGCGACCAAGGGGCGGTTGGTCCGTGACCTGCTGGTCGCCGGGGTCCGGCCGCGTACCGTCGCGGAGCTGATCGGCGCGCTGCGCGAGCTGAAGCACACCGTCGTGGAGCAGGCGGCC
Above is a window of Micromonospora coriariae DNA encoding:
- the yaaA gene encoding peroxide stress protein YaaA, giving the protein MLILLPPSEGKADAGTGRRWSPDRVALPELNPARERVLDALVALSAGPDEAAALAALGLSEGQRGELRRNARLRVAATAPAAQVYTGVLYEALDLASLPAAAQRTARRSILISSGLWGAVRLADRIPPYRCPIGARLPGVGALSAYWRPVLSPVLSAAAGSGPVLDLRSGAYAATWTPRGELAERTVTVRVLHEREVDGVPVRSVVSHFNKATKGRLVRDLLVAGVRPRTVAELIGALRELKHTVVEQAAAPGRARQVDLVVTDL